A genome region from Hoplias malabaricus isolate fHopMal1 chromosome 8, fHopMal1.hap1, whole genome shotgun sequence includes the following:
- the ipmka gene encoding inositol polyphosphate multikinase — translation MAAEERVAESSLSVERLEVAVPAGCLETLNRAQCSPSGCVPLPHQVAGHKYGISKVGILQHPDGTVLKQLQPPPRGPREMHFYTQVFSKDCTDPQLLALQRHLPKYYGTWASSESPNEVYLKLEDVTRNFTCPCIMDVKIGRKSYDPFASQEKREEHIRKYPPMEDVGFLLLGMRVYQVNSGTYISHDRLYGRRLRKETLKTGLSQFFHNGEELRKDAISLIICKICDILRWFEVQKQLHFYASSLLFVYEGLPHLANRAKWRTDTQTRPEHRQGELEYNNHIHLANCKLQGHCCSLASQRNACGWLNCSDLAQDLHHTRQENGIWPHSQHCHLDQANGNGVSGEKVSESMKMFEDKSPGLGSKGKWRDRHGEKEEVEVRMIDFAHVFPSDSPDEGYIYGLRSLLSVLEQVLQD, via the exons ATGGCAGCAGAAGAGCGAGTGGCGGAATCCTCTCTCTCCGTGGAACGACTGGAAGTAGCGGTTCCCGCGGGCTGTCTCGAGACACTGAACCGGGCACAGTGCAGTCCGAGCGGCTGTGTCCCGCTGCCGCACCAGGTGGCCGGACACAAATACGGCATCAGTAAAGTGG GGATCTTGCAGCATCCTGATGGCACAGTGCTGAAACAACTGCAGCCTCCACCCAGAGGCCCTCGCGAGATGCATTTTTACACACAG gtGTTTTCAAAAGACTGCACAGATCCACAGCTACTGGCCCTACAGCGACACCTGCCCAAATACTATGGCACATGGGCATCATCTGAATCACCAAATG aGGTGTATCTGAAGCTGGAGGATGTGACACGGAATTTTACATGTCCGTGTATCATGGACGTGAAGATCGGGAGGAAGAGCTATGACCCTTTTGCCTCACAAGAGAAACGTGAAGAGCACATAAGAAAGTATCCTCCAATGGAGGATGTTGGCTTCTTGCTACTGGGAATGAGG GTGTACCAGGTAAATTCAGGGACTTACATCAGTCACGACCGGTTGTATGGACGCAGACTGAGAAAGGAAACACTCAAAACTG GCTTGTCTCAGTTCTTCCACAATGGAGAAGAGCTCAGGAAAGATGCAATATCTCTGATCATCTGTAAAATCTGTGACATCTTGCGATGGTTTGAGGTTCAGAAGCAGCTACATTTTTATGCTAGTTCTCTGCTGTTTGTGTATGAGGGATTGCCTCACTTAGCCAACAGAGCCAAATGGAGAACAGATACCCAGACCCGACCGGAACATCGGCAAGGTGAGCTAGAGTACAATAATCACATTCACCTCGCCAACTGCAAGCTTCAGGGGCACTGCTGCAGTTTAGCATCTCAGAGGAACGCTTGTGGCTGGCTAAACTGTAGTGACCTTGCCCAAGACCTTCACCACACGAGGCAGGAGAATGGGATTTGGCCTCATTCTCAGCATTGCCACCTGGACCAGGCTAATGGCAATGGAGTGAGTGGTGAGAAGGTCTCAGAAAGCATGAAAATGTTTGAGGACAAGAGCCCAGGGTTGGGGAGTAAAGGAAAGTGGAGAGATAGGCATGGAGAAAAGGAAGAAGTGGAGGTCAGAATGATTGATTTTGCCCATGTTTTTCCCAGTGATAGCCCAGATGAGGGCTACATTTATGGCTTGAGGAGCCTTCTGTCTGTCCTGGAACAGGTCCTCCAAGACTGA
- the cisd1 gene encoding CDGSH iron-sulfur domain-containing protein 1, with product MSRSSSMSKAEVIAALSVTAGAAAVGLLIYKTFFSKDKCVKPKVNLDLQKDNPKVVHAFDIEDIGDKAVYCRCWRSKKFPYCDGAHAKHNQETGDNVGPLIIKHKEA from the exons ATGAGTAGATCAAGCTCTATGTCTAAAG CTGAAGTAATAGCAGCTCTCTCCGTCACTGCTGGGGCTGCAGCAGTAGGATTACTGAtctacaaaacatttttttccaaaGACAAATGTGTGAAACCAAAGGTGAACCTGGACCTCCAGAAAGACAATCCCAAAGTGGTGCATGCCTTTGACATTGAGGACATTGGTGATAAAGCAGTGTACTGTAGATGTTGGAGGTCTAAAAAG TTCCCTTACTGTGATGGTGCCCATGCAAAACATAATCAGGAGACGGGGGACAATGTGGGACCTCTGATCATAAAACACAAGGAGGCATGA